GTTAATCCGAGCAGGTCGTACACCTCCTTGTGGTAGGCCGACGAGCACATCTCGAAGAAGCCAGCCCAGCAGGAACCCAGCCCAAGCGTTGGGGCAAAGAGCTCGGCATAGGCAAGGCTAAACCGGGCGTTGTCGCGTACAATGGGCATCTTGCGAGGACCTACGGCGACCACCAGCGCAGGTGCTCCTCTAAATATGACATCGGCCCCCGATTCGCGGCTAATGCTTACCAGGTTGCTGTACGAGCGCATCGAGGCGTTTACCTTCGACATCTCCGCGATCCAATCGAGCGTTAGCGCCGACAGCTTATCAAGTATTTCGCGCTTGTTGACTACCACGTACGATACGCTCTGGGTATTCCCTCCCGATGGGGCGTAGTGGGCAACCTCCAGCAGGCGCGTTAGGTCGTCGTTGGCAACCTCCTTCTTTCGGTAGTTGCGAATGGATCGGCGCGAACGAAGGAACTGTTCTGCTTTCTCCGAATCTATAGTGAGGGCGCCATCTATTCTTTTCTGATTGGCAAGCGGGGTAAGGCTGAAGTCGAGCGCATCGACTGGGCAAACCGCCACGCAGTGCCCGCAACGGATGCAGATCTTGGCATTGGGCAGGGTGGGGCCATCGGCGGTCATTACAATAATCCCCGAAGGGCATACATGCGAGCAGGCGCTGCACTTGGTGCAATTTGGTGCTACTTTAAAGGTGTACTCCGATGATGACATAGCTACATATTTACGATTAATGGAAGCAAAGATAGCTCAAATACGGCTGAGTAGCGTACCCTAGCGGTGAGGCCCGAAGGGTACAAAACTCAGTAGTGTACCCCAACGGCGAGACCCGGAGGGTACAAAACTCAGTAGCGTACCCCAGCGGTGAGACCCGGAGGGTACAAAACTCAGTAGCGTACCCCAGCGGTGAGACCTGGAGGGTACAAAACTCAGTAGCGTACCCTAGCGGTGAGACCTGGAGGGTACAAAACTCAGTAGCGTACCCCAACGGCGAGACCCGGAGGGTACAAAACTCAGTAGCGTACCCCAGCGGTGAGACCTGGAGGGTACAAAACTCGGTAGCGTACCCTAGCGGTGAGACCTGGAGGGTACAAAACTCAGTAGCGTACCCCAACGGCGAGACCTGGAGAGTACAAAACTCGGTAGCGTACCCGAACTTAGCATCCCAGTTCCATTATTCCGGTGGGCTGCATAAAAACGAACCGCCCGA
This window of the Acetobacteroides hydrogenigenes genome carries:
- a CDS encoding nitroreductase family protein, producing MSSSEYTFKVAPNCTKCSACSHVCPSGIIVMTADGPTLPNAKICIRCGHCVAVCPVDALDFSLTPLANQKRIDGALTIDSEKAEQFLRSRRSIRNYRKKEVANDDLTRLLEVAHYAPSGGNTQSVSYVVVNKREILDKLSALTLDWIAEMSKVNASMRSYSNLVSISRESGADVIFRGAPALVVAVGPRKMPIVRDNARFSLAYAELFAPTLGLGSCWAGFFEMCSSAYHKEVYDLLGLTEEQMVVGALMVGYPKYYFKRLVGRNSLDVKFI